The genomic window CAAAGTTACAAAATCGCTACTGTTTAGTTGCAATTTCTGCCATTGATAATATCTTATTAACTATTGATTCTATTTCTTGAGGTGGTGTACCATGATCAAAGGTGGGAGTCATCATTACAACATCTCCTTTTATTACAGATAGTGTTGCGTGTGCAGCACCATCATATAGACGCTTATCTGTTGGTGCTTTTAGCAAATCTAGATTTTCTACAACAGCATTGCTCAATAGTTCGTTAAGCGCTTTCCAATCTTGCGGATTGCACTCGTAGGTCTCTATGTTTTTTAAACTTCTATCTTTTGAAATTTTTATTTCAGCTTTTGAAACCTCAATATGTTCAAAAGCCCCTCTTGTTGAGGTTTCATAAATAACTGCAAATTTTTTGTAATTATCTTGTACAACCTCACTTTTTCCAGGTCTTGAGGCTTCGCTTTTTGTAGCTGTAAAAACTTCAGTACCTTCATTTAGAAAAGTAATGCTGTCGTTTTTAACAACGAAAGAATTAACTGTGCTAATAGCATTCAGAAATGCTTTTTCAAAATTACTTCGTTCTCCTCCACAGTATTTTTTAGAACTCGCAATTGGTCCGAATTTAAGCGTGTTTTCGTTAACTGTATAATTTCCGAAAAACGTGTTACAACCTGAAAAACCAGAAACCTGATTGGTAGAATCGTTAAAAGTTATCGTAAGATTTTTAGGAGTTACGTCTTTAGACTCAAATTGATTTATGGCATAAGTTCCAGATAGGTTAAATTGCTCCATACTCTTTTTTTGTTCCGTAAGCGTTTCTTTAGCAGAATTACAAGATCCTGTAAGTGTTAACAAAGTAAAAAGACTCAGTAAAAATTTCATAAAAAAAGGTTTTATTAGTCTAAGTTACACTTTTGATGCCAAACTCTTTCGATACTTGAGATTTAAGTATTTCTATGAGTAGTTTAAAGTTAAGACAACATCATTACAGCTTTCTTTAACGAAGCAATAAAAGAGTCTATTTCTTCTTTGGTATTATAGAACATAAAGGACGCTCTAATGGTACCTGGTATTTTATAAAAATCCATTATTGGCTGAGCGCAATGATGACCAGTACGCACTGCAATACCCATTTTGTCTAGGATTGTTCCAATATCGTAAGGATGAATATTACCAACGTTAAAAGAAATAACAGAAGTCTTGTTTTTTGAAGTACCATAAATATTTAAGCCTTCAATTTTTTGAAGCTGCTCTGTGGCATAAACTAAAAGTTCATTTTCGTACTTTGCTATAGTTTCAAAACCAATAGAGTTCATGTAATCTATAGCCGCACCAAAAGCAATTCCGCCACAAATATTAGGTGTTCCGGCTTCAAACTTGTGAGGTAAATCTGCATAAGTTGTTTTTTCAAACGTTACTTCTGCAATCATTTCGCCACCACCTTGGTAAGGAGGTAATTTTTTTAACCACGATTCTTTTCCGTAAAGTACACCAACACCAGTTGGTCCACACATTTTGTGTGCTGAACACACATAAAAATCTACGTCTAATGCTTGTACATCTGCTTTAATATGCGGTGCGGCTTGTGCGCCATCAACCAAAACAGCAGCGCCAACGTCATGAGCTTTTTCTATTATAGTTTCAATGGGATTTATTGTACCAAGTGCATTAGAGACATGGTTTACAAAAACTAATTTGGTGTTTTGGTTAAGAAGTTTTTCAAATTCTGAAAGCACCAATTCACCATTCATATCCATTGGTATTACCTTAAGAGCTGCTCCGGTTTTTTCACAAAGCATTTGCCAAGGCACAATATTGCTGTGGTGCTCTAAAGCAGAAACAATGATTTCATCTCCTTTTGTTAAAATTGAAGAAAAACTATTAGCCACTAAATTAATACCATGTGTAGTGCCAGATGTAAAAATGATCTCGTAAGCTTTAGCAGCATTAAAATGTTTTTGAATTTTAATACGCGACTGCTCATAGGCGTCGGTTGCTTCTTGGCTTAAGGCATGAACTCCTCTA from Winogradskyella sp. MH6 includes these protein-coding regions:
- a CDS encoding META domain-containing protein, producing the protein MKFLLSLFTLLTLTGSCNSAKETLTEQKKSMEQFNLSGTYAINQFESKDVTPKNLTITFNDSTNQVSGFSGCNTFFGNYTVNENTLKFGPIASSKKYCGGERSNFEKAFLNAISTVNSFVVKNDSITFLNEGTEVFTATKSEASRPGKSEVVQDNYKKFAVIYETSTRGAFEHIEVSKAEIKISKDRSLKNIETYECNPQDWKALNELLSNAVVENLDLLKAPTDKRLYDGAAHATLSVIKGDVVMMTPTFDHGTPPQEIESIVNKILSMAEIATKQ
- a CDS encoding aminotransferase class V-fold PLP-dependent enzyme; amino-acid sequence: MFDINATRQDFPILNRKVNGKPLIYFDNAATSQTPQQVIDVIVDYYSSYNANIHRGVHALSQEATDAYEQSRIKIQKHFNAAKAYEIIFTSGTTHGINLVANSFSSILTKGDEIIVSALEHHSNIVPWQMLCEKTGAALKVIPMDMNGELVLSEFEKLLNQNTKLVFVNHVSNALGTINPIETIIEKAHDVGAAVLVDGAQAAPHIKADVQALDVDFYVCSAHKMCGPTGVGVLYGKESWLKKLPPYQGGGEMIAEVTFEKTTYADLPHKFEAGTPNICGGIAFGAAIDYMNSIGFETIAKYENELLVYATEQLQKIEGLNIYGTSKNKTSVISFNVGNIHPYDIGTILDKMGIAVRTGHHCAQPIMDFYKIPGTIRASFMFYNTKEEIDSFIASLKKAVMMLS